The Watersipora subatra chromosome 1, tzWatSuba1.1, whole genome shotgun sequence genome has a window encoding:
- the LOC137401128 gene encoding bone morphogenetic protein 7-like produces MACCRRNVYTLVVLCLFSPIQLYSASVSSDIFMIDAENRQSYPLDTDELDVEQEEDVEEKILKLLGLPDTPRPAYKHLKENAAPQFMMHLYQEIQKQEGLEDFMPTQAPSAEEIGPEYRNLSYNLDQNEKIDGVDIVISFVNQPGKSKIGLEHENDKRYYFELDDVPNSELKDAELRVYKVKSRHDNEHYFITVFRIDPSESPNEKLGLTMLDTLTVNSSYEGWLVFNVSHAMTTWLQENSTNHGLYLEVHSTSGDELLPHRAGIVNRHGEEQRQGFMVAFFRSMEPLSRKIAEIQAMPIKVKSRKKRSPNADEYWEAPEQSRYSRKMCQRKHLYVKFKRLRFDSWIIAPDGYPAFYCEGECSFPLSSHMNATNHAIVQTLVSLIQPRRFPKACCAPKTLSAITVLYFDETQNVVMKRYRNMVVKSCGCH; encoded by the exons ATGGCTTGCTGTAGACGGAACGTCTATACCTTGGTAGTATTGTGTTTGTTCTCACCGATTCAGCTGTATAGTGCTTCAGTAAGCTCTGACATTTTTATGATAGACGCTGAAAACCGTCAGAGCTATCCGTTAGATACAGACGAGCTCGACGTCGAACAAGAAGAAGACGTTGAGgaaaaaatactcaaacttctCGGGCTACCGGACACCCCTCGTCCAGCTTACAAACATCTGAAAGAAAATGCGGCTCCTCAGTTTATGATGCATCTCTACCAAGAGATTCAAAAGCAGGAGGGCCTCGAGGATTTCATGCCAACTCAGGCACCATCTGCTGAGGAAATCGGACCCGAGTATCGTAATTTATCTTACAATCTTGACCAGAATGAAAAGATAGATGGAGTTGACATTGTTATAAGCTTTGTCAACCAAC CTGGAAAAAGTAAGATTGGACTAGAGCACGAGAACGATAAAAG ATACTACTTTGAGCTCGACGACGTACCAAACAGCGAACTGAAAGATGCCGAACTTCGAGTCTACAAAGTCAAATCCCGTCATGACAATGAACACTATTTTATAACAGTCTTCCGGATTGATCCGTCGGAAAGCCCCAATGAAAA GCTTGGCTTGACCATGCTGGATACACTGACAGTGAACAGTTCATACGAAGGATGGCTGGTGTTCAATGTCTCACACGCAATGACAACATGGCTGCAAGAGAATTCAACCAATCACGGACTATATCTTGAAGTGCACTCAACATCAG GAGATGAACTTCTGCCGCATCGGGCTGGTATTGTGAACAGACACGGAGAAGAGCAGCGTCAAGGCTTCATGGTGGCATTCTTCAGGTCAATGGAACCGCTGAGCCGTAAGATCGCCGAAATTCAGGCTATGCCCATAAAAGTCAAGAGCAGAAAGAAGCGATCGCCAAACGCAGACGAATACTGGGAAGCTCCTGAGC AAAGCAGATATTCACGAAAGATGTGCCAGAGAAAACACCTCTATGTGAAGTTTAAACGACTACGATTTGAT AGTTGGATCATCGCTCCAGATGGATACCCGGCCTTCTATTGTGAGGGGGAGTGCTCATTCCCTTTGAGCTCTCATATGAACGCCACAAACCATGCTATAGTACAGACTCTTGTTAGTCTCATACAGCCAAGAAGGTTTCCTAAAGCTTGCTGCGCCCCTAAAACACTCTCAGCTATAACAGTGCTGTATTTTGATGAAACACAGAATGTGGTTATGAAGAG GTACAGGAATATGGTGGTCAAGTCTTGTGGGTGTCACTAA